Proteins found in one Sardina pilchardus chromosome 11, fSarPil1.1, whole genome shotgun sequence genomic segment:
- the elovl6 gene encoding elongation of very long chain fatty acids protein 6 — protein sequence MSVLALQEYEFERQFNEDEAIRWMQENWKKSFLFSALYAACILGGRHVMKQREKFELRKPLVLWSLTLAVFSIFGAVRTGSYMTYILMTKGLKQSVCDQSFYNGPVSKFWAYAFVLSKAPELGDTLFIVLRKQKLIFLHWYHHITVLLYSWYSYKDMVAGGGWFMTMNYLVHAVMYSYYALRAAGFRVSRKFAMFITLTQITQMVMGCVVNYLVYSWMQQGQECPSHMHNIVWSSLMYLSYFVLFCQFFFEAYIDKSKRNAAAKTAAAAAAAAAAAAKSAAAATTTTTTAATTTTTAAADKKSQ from the exons ATGTCGGTGCTAGCACTACAAGAGTACGAATTTGAGAGACAGTTCAATGAAGACGAAGCCATCCGGTGGATGCAGGAGAACTG GAAGAAGTCCTTCCTGTTCTCTGCGCTGTACGCCGCGTGTATTCTGGGCGGCCGTCATGTCATGAAACAGCGGGAAAAGTTTGAGCTGCGGAAACCTCTGGTGCTATGGTCGCTTACGCTCGCCGTCTTCAG TATATTTGGTGCCGTAAGGACTGGGAGTTACATGACGTACATCCTGATGACGAAAGGCCTGAAGCAGTCCGTATGTGACCAGAGCTTCTACAATGGACCCGTCAGCAAGTTCTGGGCCTACGCCTTCGTCCTCAGCAAAGCCCCCGAGCTCG gAGACACGCTGTTTATCGTGCTGCGGAAGCAGAAGCTGATCTTCCTGCACTGGTACCACCACATCACGGTGCTGCTGTACTCCTGGTACTCCTACAAGGACATGGTGGCGGGCGGCGGCTGGTTCATGACCATGAACTACCTGGTCCACGCCGTCATGTACTCCTACTACGCCCTGCGCGCCGCCGGCTTCCGCGTCTCGCGCAAGTTCGCCATGTTCATCACGCTGACGCAGATCACGCAGATGGTCATGGGCTGCGTGGTCAACTACCTGGTGTACTCGTGGATGCAGCAGGGCCAGGAGTGCCCGTCGCACATGCACAACATCGTCTGGTCCTCGCTCATGTACCTCAGCTACTTCGTGCTCTTCTGCCAGTTCTTCTTCGAGGCCTACATCGACAAGTCCAAGCGCAACGCCGCCGCCAAAAcggctgccgccgccgccgccgctgctgctgctgccgccaaatctgccgctgccgccaccaccaccaccaccacagccgctaccaccaccaccacagctgcCGCCGACAAGAAGAGCCAGTGA